The Ziziphus jujuba cultivar Dongzao chromosome 7, ASM3175591v1 genome includes a region encoding these proteins:
- the LOC107424833 gene encoding BEL1-like homeodomain protein 2, with amino-acid sequence MGIATQQPIVEPILSNSSKSYHSISVSNKSNSANSMSHDYHQSIFSFSNGFERSAAAAVTHHHHDQHQQHQHHIAQQIRREKLRVQGFEPPPLPLVGIDEEESGGLPVYETAGMLSEMFNFPQSATTAAELLEQPMAPSFRSPRPPQQQQQQQSAAATAEWYGSSRQGMVGGLLGPLGDTKNHQNSRDSIGAQQQQHHHHHHHQIPSINADSAAAMQLFLMNPQPRSPSPPPPAAAAATSSTLHMLLPNPSTSLPGFTASGGPGGGGAFGQYTWVPDHTGHEGATSAAQLNNPSEIGGVVEGQGLSLSLSSSLQHLEAAKAEELRIGEGGLLYYNQAGGGGGGGSAQYPYKNLHLQGGGGGLGQNHHQVHVGFGSSLGVVNVLRNSKHVKAAQELLEEFCSVGRGQFKKNKFTRNNNNNNNNSNTNPSSNPGSSGGGGGGGSSSSSKDVPPLSAADRIEHQRRKVKLLSMLDEVDRRYNHYCEQMQMVVNSFDLVMGFGAAVPYTALAQKAMSRHFRCLKDAISAQLKHSCELLGEKDGAGSSGITKGETPRLKMLEQSLRQQRAFHQMGMMEQEAWRPQRGLPERSVNILRAWLFEHFLHPYPSDADKHLLARQTGLSRNQVSNWFINARVRLWKPMVEEMYQQETKEEDMPDEREREIRNVQSSSSGHAAQTPMPTSTSATPPSTTTASASASASAAAPPAGAPTTAAAAPTTTTPTGKRSDFNAPDSDPSLLAINRQPFSENQANNQHSSSNTVMSNTTASEVVVPTPLPHQCFDSSSDLRHHHHHHHRVLPDDTCRRGSIVAADYGTTSGNADSVGSTLITFGTTAGDVSLTLGLRHAGNMPEKTSSFSVRDYGG; translated from the exons ATGGGAATAGCAACACAACAACCAATAGTCGAGCCAATTCTCTCAAACTCATCAAAGAGTTACCATTCAATTTCAGTGTCAAACAAGTCGAATTCTGCGAATTCTATGTCCCACGATTACCACCAAAGCATCTTCAGCTTCTCGAACGGCTTCGAGAGATCGGCAGCAGCAGCGGTGACCCACCACCACCATGACCAGCACCAACAACATCAACACCACATAGCACAGCAGATCCGCAGGGAGAAGCTTCGAGTGCAAGGCTTCGAGCCGCCGCCTCTGCCATTAGTCGGTAtagatgaagaagaatccgGAGGCTTACCGGTGTACGAAACTGCCGGGATGTTATCGGAGATGTTCAATTTCCCACAAAGTGCTACCACGGCCGCAGAATTATTGGAACAACCGATGGCTCCCAGTTTCCGGTCGCCGAGACCGccgcagcagcagcagcagcaacagtCTGCTGCAGCGACCGCCGAATGGTACGGAAGCAGTCGACAAGGCATGGTGGGAGGGCTACTCGGACCCTTGGGAGATACAAAGAATCATCAGAATAGCCGTGACAGTATAGGAGCTCAGCAGCAgcagcatcatcatcatcatcaccatcagaTTCCAAGTATTAATGCGGACTCAGCTGCTGCCATGCAGCTTTTTCTAATGAATCCACAGCCGAGATCGCCTTCACCTCCTCCacctgctgctgctgctgcaacCTCCTCTACTCTCCACATGCTTCTTCCTAATCCATCCACTTCTCTTCCAGGTTTCACCGCATCTGGAGGACCAGGTGGAGGAGGGGCTTTCGGTCAATATACATGGGTTCCGGATCACACTGGCCATGAAGGAGCTACAAGTGCTGCCCAACTCAATAACCCTAGTGAAATCGGTGGAGTTGTCGAAGGGCAAGGACTTTCATTGTCGTTGTCTTCGTCTCTCCAACACTTGGAAGCCGCCAAAGCCGAGGAATTGAGAATCGGAGAGGGAGGTTTATTGTATTACAATCAAGcaggaggtggtggtggtgggggtTCGGCTCAGTATCCGTACAAGAATTTGCATTTgcaaggaggaggaggaggattgGGTCAGAATCATCATCAGGTTCATGTGGGATTCGGTTCGTCGTTAGGAGTTGTGAATGTGTTGAGGAATTCAAAGCATGTGAAAGCAGCCCAGGAGTTGTTAGAAGAGTTTTGCAGTGTTGGTAGAGGTCAGTTCAAGAAGAACAAATTCACtaggaacaacaacaacaacaacaacaatagcaACACAAACCCTAGTTCTAATCCAGGTAGTAGtggcggcggcggcggcggaGGCTCTTCGTCTTCGTCAAAGGATGTTCCTCCTCTGTCAGCCGCTGATAGAATTGAGCATCAAAGAAGGAAGGTCAAACTATTATCCATGCTTGATGAG GTGGACCGGAGATATAATCACTACTGCGAACAAATGCAAATGGTGGTGAATTCATTCGATCTGGTGATGGGTTTCGGAGCAGCGGTTCCATACACAGCGCTAGCGCAGAAGGCGATGTCGCGGCATTTCCGGTGTCTGAAAGACGCGATATCGGCGCAGCTGAAGCACAGCTGTGAGTTGCTGGGAGAGAAAGACGGAGCAGGGAGCTCAGGAATAACGAAAGGAGAAACGCCGAGGTTGAAAATGCTGGAACAAAGTCTGAGGCAGCAAAGAGCATTCCATCAAATGGGGATGATGGAACAAGAAGCTTGGAGACCACAGAGAGGCTTGCCTGAACGTTCTGTCAACATTTTGCGTGCCTGGCTTTTTGAGCATTTTCTTCATCC GTACCCGAGCGATGCAGATAAGCATCTGTTAGCACGACAGACTGGTTTATCCAGAAATCAG gTATCAAACTGGTTCATAAATGCCAGGGTTCGATTGTGGAAACCCATGGTGGAGGAGATGTACCAACAAGAAACCAAAGAAGAAGACATGCCAGATGAAAGAGAAAGGGAAATTAGGAACGTCCAAAGCAGCAGCAGTGGCCACGCAGCACAAACTCCAATGCCCACATCGACATCTGCCACACCACCATCAACAACAACAGCATCAGCATCAGCATCAGCATCAGCAGCAGCACCACCAGCAGGAGCACCGACTACAGCAGCAGCAGCACCAACAACAACTACGCCAACAGGCAAAAGATCCGATTTCAATGCTCCCGATAGCGACCCTTCACTTCTCGCAATCAATAGGCAACCCTTCTCGGAAAACCAAGCAAACAACCAGCACTCCTCCTCCAACACCGttatgtccaacaccaccgcctCTGAGGTGGTCGTGCCGACTCCTCTCCCCCACCAGTGTTTCGATTCCTCCTCTGATCttcgccaccaccaccaccaccaccataggGTTCTTCCCGATGACACGTGTCGCCGTGGCAGCATCGTTGCAGCTGATTACGGGACCACCTCGGGTAATGCCGACAGTGTAGGGTCTACCCTCATTACCTTTGGGACCACTGCTGGTGATGTGTCGCTCACTCTAGGGCTACGACATGCCGGGAACATGCCCGAGAAGACTTCTTCTTTCTCTGTGAGAGACTATGGGGGCTGA